A window of Rhodococcus sp. SGAir0479 contains these coding sequences:
- a CDS encoding UdgX family uracil-DNA binding protein (This protein belongs to the uracil DNA glycosylase superfamily, members of which act in excision repair of DNA. However, it belongs more specifically to UdgX branch, whose founding member was found to bind uracil in DNA (where it does not belong), without cleaving it, appears to promote DNA repair by a pathway involving RecA, rather than base excision.) has product MSEKTERRSEPPAARAHRRESDGAAPFVPESAGLGQLAEAARSCRGCGLFRPATQTVFGAGPATAELMLVGEQPGDAEDLAGSPFVGPAGKLLMRALADAHIDRRRIYLTNAVKHFKFTRAERGKRRIHQKPSRGEVVACRPWLVAEIRAVQPRVLLCLGATAAQSLLGPSFRVTAHRGEELRIDDYSVSAAGQHPVVYATVHPSSILRGSPEDRDDAYAAFVADLRTAAAA; this is encoded by the coding sequence ATGAGCGAGAAGACCGAACGCCGCAGCGAGCCGCCCGCGGCCCGGGCGCACCGCCGTGAGTCGGACGGCGCCGCGCCGTTCGTGCCCGAGTCTGCCGGACTCGGGCAACTCGCCGAGGCCGCCCGCAGTTGTCGAGGCTGCGGCCTCTTTCGTCCCGCGACGCAGACGGTGTTCGGGGCGGGTCCCGCCACGGCCGAACTGATGTTGGTGGGGGAGCAGCCCGGCGACGCCGAGGATCTCGCCGGCTCGCCGTTCGTCGGACCGGCTGGCAAACTGCTCATGCGCGCGCTCGCCGACGCCCACATCGATCGCCGCCGGATCTACCTGACCAACGCGGTCAAGCACTTCAAGTTCACCCGTGCCGAGCGCGGCAAACGACGAATCCATCAGAAGCCGAGTCGCGGCGAGGTGGTGGCGTGCCGTCCGTGGCTCGTCGCGGAGATCCGGGCCGTCCAGCCGAGAGTGCTGCTGTGCCTGGGCGCAACTGCCGCACAGTCGCTGCTCGGACCGTCGTTCCGCGTCACGGCGCACCGAGGGGAGGAGCTCCGTATCGACGACTACAGTGTCTCGGCGGCGGGGCAGCACCCCGTCGTGTATGCCACCGTGCATCCGTCGTCCATCCTGCGTGGTTCGCCCGAGGATCGCGACGACGCCTACGCGGCTTTCGTCGCCGACCTGCGGACGGCCGCCGCGGCCTGA
- a CDS encoding SGNH/GDSL hydrolase family protein: MKTVGVRAAVTAAVVATVAAVSLALPATTSGDPASSTVRYVALGDSRAAGPSLDRIAATNGCNRSELGYPNLVARGVHATSFLNLSCSGARTENVTNTPQQTSTGAMAPQIDRIPPDTTLVTLSIGGNDLRWPTLVSRCYTSGPGADARCRTDPALTLDAAAALADLAPKVWSTLVAIRAKVPFARIVLVGHGGLFGDRGCWPNLPLSDADAAWATGFFATVNGVLATAAATAGAEYVDVVPGTQGHDACAAPDRRWFEGRQAGPSASPLHPNAAGMAHMAQRVLDVVRR; the protein is encoded by the coding sequence ATGAAGACCGTTGGAGTTCGCGCGGCAGTGACCGCCGCCGTCGTCGCGACCGTCGCCGCAGTGTCACTCGCGCTGCCGGCCACCACGTCCGGCGACCCGGCGAGCTCCACGGTGCGCTATGTCGCGCTCGGTGATTCCCGAGCTGCCGGACCGTCACTCGACCGGATCGCGGCGACCAACGGCTGCAACCGTTCGGAGCTCGGCTACCCGAACCTCGTCGCGCGCGGCGTGCACGCGACGTCCTTTCTCAACCTGTCGTGTTCCGGGGCGCGGACCGAGAACGTGACGAACACGCCGCAACAGACCTCCACCGGCGCGATGGCTCCGCAGATCGACCGGATCCCACCGGACACCACGCTGGTGACCCTCAGCATCGGCGGGAACGACCTGCGCTGGCCCACACTCGTCTCCCGCTGTTACACGAGCGGTCCCGGTGCCGATGCGCGGTGCCGCACCGATCCGGCGTTGACGCTCGACGCGGCGGCGGCGCTGGCGGATCTGGCCCCCAAGGTGTGGTCGACACTCGTGGCGATCCGGGCGAAGGTGCCGTTCGCTCGGATAGTCCTCGTCGGGCACGGTGGACTCTTCGGTGACCGCGGGTGCTGGCCCAATCTCCCGCTCAGCGACGCCGACGCCGCCTGGGCCACGGGGTTCTTCGCGACGGTCAACGGGGTCCTGGCGACGGCGGCCGCGACCGCCGGCGCCGAGTACGTCGACGTCGTTCCCGGCACCCAGGGGCACGACGCGTGTGCCGCCCCGGATCGACGATGGTTCGAGGGACGTCAGGCCGGTCCGTCCGCGAGCCCACTGCATCCCAACGCCGCGGGCATGGCGCACATGGCGCAGCGGGTGCTCGACGTGGTGCGTCGCTGA
- a CDS encoding SigB/SigF/SigG family RNA polymerase sigma factor, whose translation MGNRVSRSVEHTDRYRDVGPVFESMATLDRTDPRYRRLRDTVVTRCLPLADHIARRFDGRGEFHDDLVQVARVGLVNAVNRYDLRVGSDFVSFAVPTMLGEVRRHFRDTGWAVRVPRRVKELHLEVTRSTMTMAQRLGRTPTRSEIAADLRIGEDDVAEGLAAGNAYQTDSVDAGTSRDDHSHPLSETLGGDDAELAAVEDREALRPALDALPERERRIVVMRFFGNLTQSRIAEELGISQMHVSRLLARSLASLRRQLER comes from the coding sequence CTGGGCAATCGAGTGAGTCGCTCGGTCGAGCACACCGACAGGTACCGGGACGTGGGCCCGGTATTCGAATCCATGGCGACCCTCGACCGCACGGACCCCCGGTATCGCAGGCTCCGCGACACGGTCGTCACGCGCTGCCTGCCGCTGGCCGACCACATCGCACGGCGCTTCGACGGCCGCGGCGAGTTCCACGACGACCTCGTGCAGGTGGCCCGTGTGGGTCTGGTCAACGCCGTCAATCGCTACGACCTGCGCGTAGGTTCCGACTTCGTGTCCTTTGCGGTGCCGACCATGCTGGGTGAGGTGCGCCGGCACTTCCGTGACACGGGGTGGGCCGTTCGGGTGCCGCGCCGCGTCAAGGAGCTCCACCTCGAGGTCACCCGCTCCACGATGACGATGGCGCAGCGCCTGGGACGCACCCCGACGCGGAGCGAGATCGCGGCGGATCTCCGGATCGGCGAGGACGACGTCGCGGAGGGTCTCGCGGCGGGCAACGCGTACCAGACCGACTCCGTCGATGCCGGCACGTCCCGCGACGACCACTCCCATCCGCTCAGCGAGACGCTGGGCGGGGACGACGCCGAGCTGGCGGCCGTCGAGGACCGTGAGGCACTGCGGCCGGCGCTCGACGCGCTCCCGGAGCGGGAGCGCCGCATCGTGGTCATGCGCTTCTTCGGGAACCTGACCCAGAGCCGGATCGCGGAGGAACTGGGCATCTCCCAGATGCACGTCTCGCGGCTGCTGGCCCGTTCCCTGGCGTCGCTGCGCCGTCAGCTCGAACGGTGA
- a CDS encoding dihydroxyacetone kinase subunit DhaK, whose translation MTTRHFVNEPEDVTREALEGLQLLYPDALVCHTDPTFVVRAGERPSKVALVSGGGAGHEPLHARFVGTGMLDAAVPGAVFSSPTAFQVRSAIETVDTGHGTLLIVKNYTGDILNFSIAAELLDGDRAVEMVVVDDDLATDDLAPDGPGRRGTAAVVAVEKICGAAAERGDTLREVADLGRRVVASSSTLGVALRAGTPPGHSRPSFELGENEIEFGVGIHGERGRGTRPLTPVHELIDDLVGQLVAAGRIASGDDAIAIVNGLGATHELELAIAARELARALDRRGIGHARLIAGSFVTSFDMHGLSITLVRAADDLLELWDAPVRTPALTW comes from the coding sequence ATGACCACCCGACACTTCGTCAACGAGCCCGAGGACGTCACCCGGGAAGCGCTCGAGGGACTGCAGCTGCTGTACCCGGATGCCCTCGTGTGCCACACCGATCCGACATTCGTCGTGCGCGCGGGCGAACGCCCGTCCAAGGTGGCGCTCGTGTCCGGGGGCGGGGCCGGGCACGAGCCGCTGCACGCCCGGTTCGTCGGTACCGGCATGCTCGACGCCGCGGTACCGGGAGCCGTCTTCTCGAGCCCCACCGCGTTTCAGGTGCGATCGGCGATCGAGACCGTCGACACCGGTCACGGGACACTGCTGATCGTCAAGAACTACACCGGCGACATCCTGAACTTCTCGATCGCCGCCGAGCTGCTCGACGGGGATCGCGCCGTCGAAATGGTGGTTGTCGACGACGATCTCGCCACCGACGACCTCGCGCCGGACGGTCCGGGCCGGCGCGGCACCGCGGCGGTCGTCGCGGTCGAGAAGATCTGCGGGGCCGCCGCCGAACGCGGGGACACGCTACGCGAGGTTGCCGACCTCGGCCGCCGGGTCGTGGCGTCCTCGTCCACACTCGGGGTGGCACTGCGGGCGGGCACACCCCCCGGGCACAGTAGGCCGTCGTTCGAGCTGGGGGAGAACGAGATCGAGTTCGGTGTGGGAATCCACGGCGAACGCGGCCGCGGCACCCGCCCCCTCACTCCGGTGCACGAGCTGATCGACGACCTCGTCGGCCAGCTCGTCGCGGCAGGACGGATCGCCTCGGGCGACGACGCCATCGCGATCGTCAACGGCCTCGGCGCCACCCACGAACTCGAACTGGCCATCGCCGCCCGGGAACTGGCGCGTGCCCTCGACCGCCGCGGCATCGGGCACGCCCGGCTGATCGCCGGGTCGTTCGTCACCTCCTTCGACATGCACGGCCTGTCCATCACCCTCGTCCGGGCGGCCGACGACCTGCTCGAACTGTGGGACGCCCCGGTACGCACCCCCGCGCTGACGTGGTGA
- the dhaL gene encoding dihydroxyacetone kinase subunit DhaL: protein MTALQLQPTRDWIRRFAADVEAQVDVLTDLDRQVGDGDFGFNLRSALRVALAELDAHPPNRPGEVFTRVSDAFLDTGGTSGPLLGLWFGRLADVGGDGVSAGELAAACDTATRAVRRLGKAEVGHKTMVDAMVPAAEALLAAAARSDDVLPALAAARDAAEQGAQSTREMVARRGRASYVGEHARGVVDPGARAIAMFFAAAPNAR, encoded by the coding sequence ATGACCGCCCTGCAGCTGCAGCCCACCCGCGACTGGATCCGGCGTTTCGCCGCCGACGTCGAGGCGCAGGTCGACGTGCTGACCGACCTGGATCGTCAGGTAGGCGACGGCGACTTCGGTTTCAATCTGCGCTCCGCCCTGCGGGTGGCCCTCGCCGAACTCGACGCGCACCCCCCGAACCGCCCCGGCGAGGTGTTCACCCGCGTCTCGGACGCCTTCCTCGACACCGGCGGTACCAGCGGGCCGCTGCTGGGACTCTGGTTCGGCCGCCTCGCCGACGTCGGCGGTGACGGCGTGTCCGCCGGTGAGCTCGCCGCGGCATGCGACACCGCCACGCGGGCCGTCCGACGGCTCGGCAAGGCCGAGGTGGGACACAAGACGATGGTCGACGCCATGGTCCCGGCCGCCGAGGCTCTGTTGGCCGCGGCGGCGCGCTCGGACGACGTGCTGCCCGCGCTGGCCGCCGCGCGGGACGCCGCCGAACAGGGCGCCCAGTCCACCCGCGAGATGGTCGCCCGGCGCGGACGGGCCAGCTACGTCGGAGAGCACGCCCGCGGCGTCGTCGACCCCGGGGCCCGCGCGATCGCGATGTTCTTCGCGGCGGCCCCGAACGCACGGTAG